From Megalobrama amblycephala isolate DHTTF-2021 linkage group LG24, ASM1881202v1, whole genome shotgun sequence, the proteins below share one genomic window:
- the tti1 gene encoding LOW QUALITY PROTEIN: TELO2-interacting protein 1 homolog (The sequence of the model RefSeq protein was modified relative to this genomic sequence to represent the inferred CDS: inserted 1 base in 1 codon), translated as MAEHQIEDPKIAFAYLRPSCVLLTKEPTSANVEALSGHLRSVSDGALQQLQDYVLFPLRFVLKTPGSKREGLIQAVMEAMTYVLENTCVRSWESLRDLFSELCLCLCSPKDPGKPATTSEELKLAVLRCLDTLLHSAYGDIVFKLYEPSMLPGLGAAVSLLLALTEHEKARGVQLASLKCLLSLFLQCDCKEEHIEPGRNERFLLGQALATFLPGISRALSQVISGDIRQGHAVTMKAMRVWYKAVGLVMADEQLQKTDTNGKAGDLGRVEELIVKRTPSWRKTTSQRLAMVLQKIISCTSAHPHWRIRLELVNLSHLLLSQCSQSVGECVGPLLEALVGAINDDEPEVKAXCNAALNEMAQKGQTSGGQDFTEVLSENLHSLASSLPRLMRTSDDQRKLFVLNVFLGYLKILGPKVDAILRSAVHLERISKALMQVMELDVTDVKIIEERTLKSSTDLGPDVHQVPSQRKYFLYFTDERIFSTLGKICRMLGYYGNLYLLVDRFMELYRESSVYRKQAALVLNEIIVGAAGIGVELENSRIDWSGKNQSRTNQEDLKSSVVSIIEEYISLSNWLLPTVSEALEGKLETTVPNNPEQNCLQLLPPSKTSSFHQLNSNIWQICIQLEGIGGFALALGTDFRLLLMTSLYPVLEKAGDESLLVSQAAFNAMCDLCKACDYSSPKELVIKNSDYLLNDISLNLARPSIHPHAPRVLAVMFTHSDASLLPLVADVVQDVLTALDLSYDQRAPQFCSVLHLLMKALVRWFPTTMGHQKPSSKDTQNKECVNLRQFLLDYKKQKELAEGIGVDEEDPNELDVPPPASASDEDVEGPAEKKELPLHIQISKDVMERCIHLLSDSNLRIRLKVLDILELCVCVLCEQEDELLPMVHRCWPALLHRLTSDDPLAVPRAFKVLCVLGESCGDFLKKRVSKEVLPRLTSSLMKQAEISARSGPIYTQTLAYKLQLAVLQGLGPLCVKLDLMEADLDRVLDACLPYLSCRQPIKLQEACLSVFRSLMELDADMCWFTLNELFCPVTYEPPHPQLRPVTLSGSDKPRNEFTDNVLKLLQEFDSPKADRRDSSGLDDK; from the exons ATGGCTGAACATCAGATCGAAGACCCAAAGATTGCATTTGCATATCTCCGCCCATCATGTGTCCTCCTGACCAAAGAACCTACATCTGCTAATGTAGAAGCTCTTAGCGGTCATCTCCGCAGTGTGAGCGATGGAGCTCTCCAACAGCTCCAGGACTATGTTCTGTTCCCCCTCAGATTTGTCCTCAAAACCCCTGGCTCCAAGCGGGAGGGACTTATCCAGGCGGTCATGGAAGCCATGACGTATGTGTTGGAGAACACATGCGTACGGAGTTGGGAATCTCTGCGGGATCTATTCTCTGAGTTGTGCCTTTGTCTTTGTTCCCCAAAAGACCCAGGAAAGCCTGCTACGACCTCTGAGGAACTAAAGCTGGCCGTCCTCAGATGCCTGGACACCCTCTTGCACTCTGCCTACGGTGACATTGTTTTTAAACTCTATGAGCCAAGCATGTTGCCCGGACTTGGAGCGGCCGTGTCGCTACTTCTGGCACTCACAGAGCACGAAAAGGCAAGGGGAGTTCAACTGGCTTCCCTTAAATGTCTCCTTTCGTTGTTTCTACAGTGCGACTGCAAGGAGGAACACATTGAGCCAGGACGAAATGAGAGGTTTCTGCTCGGACAAGCCCTTGCCACGTTTTTGCCTGGAATATCTCGCGCCCTGAGTCAGGTAATAAGTGGAGACATAAGACAAGGCCATGCAGTCACGATGAAGGCCATGAGGGTTTGGTACAAAGCGGTAGGTCTGGTAATGGCTGATGAGCAGCTTCAGAAGACAGACACCAATGGGAAAGCTGGTGATCTGGGGAGGGTTGAGGAGCTGATTGTAAAGAGGACTCCCTCTTGGCGCAAAACCACTTCCCAGCGCCTTGCCATGGTCTTACAAAAGATCATTTCCTGCACTTCTGCCCACCCACATTGGAGAATCAGGCTTGAGTTGGTCAATCTATCCCATCTTCTTCTTTCTCAGTGCAGCCAGTCTGTGGGTGAATGTGTCGGTCCTCTACTGGAAGCATTGGTAGGTGCCATCAACGATGACGAGCCTGAGGTTAAAG GGTGCAATGCTGCATTGAATGAAATGGCACAAAAAGGACAAACCAGTGGTGGACAGGACTTTACTGAAGTTCTATCTGAAAACCTCCACAGCTTGGCGTCATCCTTACCTCGACTCATGAGAACGTCTGATGACCAACGTAAGCTCTTTGTACTTAACGTGTTCCTTGGGTACCTCAAGATTCTGGGGCCCAAAGTGGATGCAATACTAAGGTCTGCAGTCCATCTTGAGCGTATCTCAAAAGCATTGATGCAGGTGATGGAGCTGGATGTTACAGATGTGAAAATAATTGAGGAGAGAACTCTTAAATCCTCAACAGACCTGGGACCTGATGTGCACCAAGTCCCATCCCAGAGGAAATATTTCCTCTACTTCACAGACGAAAGGATATTCTCAACACTTGGGAAGATCTGCCGCATGTTGGGATACTACGGAAACCTCTACCTTCTTGTTGACCGCTTCATGGAATTGTACAGGGAGTCCTCGGTTTACAGAAAGCAAGCTGCTTTGGTCCTCAATGAGATCATTGTTGGTGCTGCAGGCATTGGCGTAGAGTTGGAGAATTCTAGGATTGATTGGTCAGGAAAAAACCAGTCTAGAACAAATCAAGAAGACTTGAAATCTTCAGTCGTCTCCATCATTGAGGAGTACATCAGTTTGAGCAACTGGCTTCTCCCTACAGTCTCAGAGGCCTTGGAAGGGAAACTCGAGACTACAGTGCCCAATAATCCAGAACAAAACTGTCTCCAACTGCTTCCACCATCCAAAACTTCATCGTTCCACCAACTCAACAGCAACATCTGGCAAATCTGTATCCAGCTGGAGGGTATCGGAGGCTTTGCCCTGGCTTTGGGCACAGATTTCCGTCTGCTTCTCATGACATCCCTATACCCTGTGCTGGAGAAGGCTGGAGATGAGTCACTTCTTGTCAGCCAAGCGGCTTTCAATGCAATGTGCGACCTCTGCAAGGCTTGCGATTACAGTTCGCCCAAGGAGCTGGTCATCAAGAATTCAGACTACCTTCTCAATGATATTTCTCTAAACCTAGCCAGACCCAGCATTCACCCTCATGCTCCGAGAGTTCTTGCGGTCATGTTCACTCACTCAGATGCCAGTCTACTGCCTCTAGTGGCCGATGTGGTGCAGGACGTGTTAACGGCCCTTGATCTCAGCTATGACCAGAGAGCGCCACAATTCTGCAGTGTGCTGCACTTACTTATGAAGGCACTTG TGAGATGGTTCCCCACCACTATGGGACACCAGAAGCCATCCAGCAAAGACACCCAGAATAAAGAGTGTGTGAACTTGAGGCAGTTTCTCCTGGACTATAAGAAGCAGAAGGAGCTTGCTGAAGGCATTGGAGTAGATGAGGAAGATCCTAATGAACTAG ACGTTCCTCCACCAGCGTCTGCTTCTGATGAAGACGTGGAGGGTCCTGCTGAGAAAAAGGAGCTTCCTCTTCATATCCAGATTTCAAAAGACGTGATGGAACGATGCATCCACCTGCTCTCCGACTCCAACCTGAGAATCCGACTCAAG GTGTTGGACATCCTGgaattgtgtgtgtgcgttttatgtGAGCAAGAGGACGAGCTTCTTCCCATGGTGCACCGGTGCTGGCCTGCTCTTCTCCACCGTCTCACCAGTGATGACCCTCTCGCTGTACCGCGCGCATTCAAG gtgtTGTGTGTTCTGGGGGAGTCGTGTGGTGATTTCCTCAAGAAACGCGTGTCTAAGGAGGTTCTGCCCCGTCTCACCTCCTCTCTGATGAAGCAGGCGGAGATCAGCGCTCGCTCCGGGCCCATCTACACACAAACACTGGCTTATAAACTCCAGCTCGCTGTGCTGCAGGGTCTCGGACCTCTGTGTGTCAAACTGGACCTGA TGGAGGCGGATCTGGATCGAGTATTAGACGCGTGTCTTCCGTACCTGAGCTGCCGACAGCCAATCAAACTGCAGGAGGCGTGTCTCAG TGTTTTCCGGTCACTGATGGAGCTGGACGCTGATATGTGCTGGTTCACTCTGAATGAGCTGTTCTGTCCTGTCACGTATGAGCCGCCCCATCCACAGCTGCGGCCCGTGACGCTGAGTGGATCAGACAAGCCGAGAAACGAATTCACAGACAACGTCCTCAAATTACTGCAGGAGTTTGATTCCCCGAAAGCGGACAGGCGAGACTCCAGTGGTTTAGATGACAAATAA